The proteins below are encoded in one region of Oculatellaceae cyanobacterium:
- a CDS encoding TatD family hydrolase, which produces MQLIDTHAHINFDVFQSDLEAVRDRWREAGVVKLVHSCVEPQEFTSIQALANKFPELSFAVGLHPLDADKWTHETGDEILSLARADERVVAIGETGLDFFKAENQQQQIEVFTAQLKLAHQLDLPVIIHCRDAAAQMRELLQDFWQRHAPVKGVMHCWGGTPEETKWFLDLGFYISFSGIVTFKNATQIQESVRICPSDRILIETDCPFLAPVPKRGKRNEPAYVRYTAEFVANLRDVPIQTLAAQTTQNACNLFSLSLLST; this is translated from the coding sequence CAGTCAGATCTAGAGGCAGTACGAGATCGATGGCGTGAAGCTGGTGTTGTGAAACTGGTACATTCTTGCGTAGAACCACAGGAATTTACCAGTATTCAAGCACTAGCAAACAAATTTCCAGAGCTATCATTTGCCGTAGGTTTGCATCCCTTAGATGCAGATAAATGGACGCATGAAACTGGCGACGAAATTTTATCACTCGCTCGTGCTGATGAGCGGGTAGTAGCTATTGGTGAAACCGGATTAGATTTTTTCAAAGCCGAAAACCAGCAGCAGCAAATAGAAGTGTTTACAGCACAACTAAAACTTGCACATCAGCTTGATTTGCCTGTAATTATTCACTGTCGCGACGCAGCAGCGCAGATGAGAGAATTATTGCAAGATTTTTGGCAGCGTCACGCCCCTGTTAAGGGGGTAATGCACTGTTGGGGAGGCACACCAGAAGAGACAAAGTGGTTTTTGGATCTGGGATTCTATATTAGTTTTAGTGGCATTGTCACATTTAAAAACGCGACGCAGATTCAGGAATCCGTCAGGATTTGCCCAAGCGATCGCATTTTAATTGAAACAGATTGTCCCTTTTTAGCACCAGTTCCCAAGCGAGGCAAACGTAACGAACCCGCCTACGTTCGCTACACCGCCGAATTTGTCGCTAACCTGCGGGATGTACCAATACAGACACTCGCTGCCCAAACTACCCAAAATGCTTGTAACCTTTTTAGCCTGAGCTTGCTATCCACTTGA